In a single window of the Carassius carassius chromosome 26, fCarCar2.1, whole genome shotgun sequence genome:
- the LOC132105559 gene encoding probable G protein-coupled receptor 85 yields the protein MIPSPSMANYSHAGDHNILQNVSPLATFLKLTSLGFIIGVGVVGNLLISILLVKDKSLHRAPYYFLLDLCASDILRSAICFPFVFTSVKNGSAWTYGTLTCKVIAFLGVLSCFHTAFMLFCVSVTRYLAIAHHRFYTKRLTFWTCLAVICMVWTLSVAMAFPPVLDVGTYSFIREEDQCTFQHRSFRANDSLGFMLLLALILLATQLVYLKLIFFVHDRRKMKPVQFVPAVSQNWTFHGPGASGQAAANWLAGFGRGPTPPTLLGIRQNTNAAGRRRLLVLDEFKTEKRISRMFYIITFFFLSLWGPYLVACYWRVFARGPVIPGGYLTAAVWMSFAQAGVNPFICIFSNRELRRCFSTTLLYCRKSRLPREPYCVI from the coding sequence ATGATCCCTTCTCCATCTATGGCGAACTACAGCCATGCAGGGGACCACAACATCTTGCAGAATGTCTCTCCGCTCGCCACTTTCCTTAAACTGACCTCCCTGGGTTTCATCATCGGTGTTGGCGTGGTCGGAAATCTCCTGATCTccatcctgctggtcaaagaTAAGAGCCTTCATCGAGCGCCCTACTACTTCCTGCTGGACCTCTGCGCTTCGGACATCCTCCGCTCAGCCATCTGCTTCCCCTTCGTCTTTACCTCCGTCAAGAATGGATCAGCCTGGACGTACGGCACGCTGACCTGCAAAGTGATCGCCTTCTTGGGCGTGCTCTCCTGTTTCCACACTGCTTTCATGCTGTTCTGCGTTAGCGTGACGCGGTACCTGGCCATCGCCCACCACCGCTTTTACACCAAGCGGCTGACCTTCTGGACATGCCTGGCCGTCATATGCATGGTGTGGACGCTGTCGGTAGCCATGGCGTTCCCTCCGGTGCTGGACGTGGGGACGTACTCCTTCATCCGTGAGGAGGACCAGTGCACCTTCCAGCACCGCTCCTTCCGTGCTAATGACTCATTGGGCTTCATGCTGCTCCTTGCACTCATCCTCCTGGCCACCCAGCTTGTCTACCTCAAGCTCATCTTTTTCGTCCACGACCGCCGAAAGATGAAGCCGGTACAGTTCGTGCCCGCCGTCAGCCAGAATTGGACCTTCCACGGCCCGGGGGCGAGCGGTCAGGCTGCAGCGAACTGGCTGGCGGGCTTCGGCCGGGGCCCCACACCTCCGACCCTGCTGGGAATCCGGCAGAACACTAATGCGGCGGGCCGCAGGCGTCTGCTGGTGCTGGACGAGTTTAAGACAGAAAAGAGGATAAGCAGGATGTTCTACATCATTACCTTCTTCTTCCTGAGCCTGTGGGGACCCTACCTGGTAGCCTGCTACTGGAGGGTGTTCGCCCGAGGCCCAGTGATCCCGGGAGGTTACCTGACGGCAGCTGTGTGGATGAGCTTTGCCCAGGCGGGAGTCAACCCCTTCATCTGCATCTTCTCCAACCGGGAGCTCCGGAGATGCTTCAGCACCACGCTCCTCTACTGCAGAAAATCCAGGTTACCGAGGGAACCCTACTGTGTTATATGA
- the LOC132106239 gene encoding small integral membrane protein 30-like, translated as MAPKDQNSLVMLCLLLLTLVQTAEAFDGGDAAALLLGATVTLVGVCACLGWYARRRNGQF; from the coding sequence ATGGCTCCCAAAGACCAAAACTCACTCGTGATGCTCTGCCTTTTGCTTCTGACGCTCGTCCAGACCGCCGAGGCGTTTGATGGAGGAGACGCGGCGGCTTTGCTGCTGGGCGCGACAGTGACGCTCGTGGGGGTCTGCGCGTGTCTGGGCTGGTATGCGCGCAGGCGAAACGGACAGTTTTAA